From a single Drosophila sulfurigaster albostrigata strain 15112-1811.04 chromosome 3, ASM2355843v2, whole genome shotgun sequence genomic region:
- the LOC133845525 gene encoding uncharacterized protein LOC133845525 isoform X2, which produces MYLKSENLRVGHERKKLELEPKYLLLLGYTSPLGNDDSHLSPHAAQHTIKPALDERTALEHDDGLAIAAPDLQQLEQQRNPRKRVTTPYSGIKSNFTIVTYVQEGQAASAILLAQNIAAKLPGEYLLIYDLGVSEEQLRSLNAYCNSSRCTVITYDLTEFPSFVNDQRTHAYRPIVIKDALRRARSVLFTENYMRIRGGYRELQTLQRRANVSGVLGWNTPTAVSSRTHPKMFDYFESDAENFIFLRMVDLDAVFFMDSTFVTDKIMLPWLKCSLTLECIDPIGAQSNGCKFNKKPLYRYSGCHGYDASAFNIVLGLTLRLDDSKYSLPSNSPENMFYKETLEQATKILENRRRNASETSDHPFTED; this is translated from the exons ATGTATTTAAAGAGT GAGAATTTACGCGTGGGCCACGAACGCAAGAAGCTCGAGTTAGAGCCCAAATATCTGCTGCTCTTGGGCTACACATCGCCACTGGGCAATGATGACAGCCATCTGTCGCCACATgcagcacaacacacaatcAAGCCGGCGCTCGACGAGAGAACGGCGCTGGAGCACGACGATGGCCTGGCGATAGCAGCACCCGATCTGCAGCAGCTGGAACAGCAGAGAAATCCACGCAAACGCGTCACGACACCGTACAGCGGCATTAAGTCGAACTTCACCATCGTGACGTATGTGCAGGAGGGTCAGGCAGCCTCGGCCATACTGTTGGCCCAGAATATTGCAGCCAAGCTGCCGGGCGAATATTTGCTCATCTACGATCTGGGCGTATCCGAGGAGCAGTTGCGTTCATTGAACGCTTACTGCAATAGCAGTCGCTGCACTGTGATCACCTACGATCTGACGGAGTTTCCGTCGTTTGTCAACGATCAGCGAACGCACGCGTATCGCCCGATTGTGATCAAGGATGCACTGCGACGGGCCAGATCGGTGCTGTTCACCGAAAACTATATGCGCATCCGCGGTGGCTATCGGGAGCTGCAAACGCTGCAGCGACGTGCCAATGTCTCCGGCGTCCTTGGCTGGAATACACCGACAGCGGTCTCGTCGCGAACGCATCCAAAGATGTTCGATTACTTTGAATCGGATGCGGAGAACTTCATATTCCTGCGTATGGTTGATCTCGATGCGGTCTTCTTTATGGACAGCACGTTTGTCACCGACAAGATCATGTTGCCATGGCTAAAGTGTTCCCTAACACTGGAATGCATCGATCCAATTG GTGCCCAATCGAATggatgtaaatttaataagaaaCCGCTTTATCGCTACTCTGGCTGCCATGGCTATGATGCATCAGCTTTCAATATTGTGCTGGGATTAACGCTCCGCCTGGACGACTCCAAGTACTCGCTGCCCAGCAATTCGCCGGAGAATATGTTCTACAAGGAGACGCTGGAGCAGGCGACTAAGATATTGGAGAATCGTCGAAGGAATGCCAGCGAAACATCGGATCATCCATTCACGGAGGACTAA
- the LOC133844222 gene encoding neo-calmodulin-like, producing MEDMNNDLMQEIRAAFQIFDPHNTGKITSEQMGKVMQNLGHFPTEAELYDMIDEIDLDGDGEIDFYEFLHMMIRHSESLTKDENLMVAFKLFDRDDDGFISPLELRNVMYNLGERCTEEEFNDMMKEIDFDNDGKLSFQEFVNGLKN from the coding sequence ATGGAAGACATGAACAATGATCTAATGCAAGAGATTCGCGCGGCATTTCAGATATTCGATCCCCACAACACTGGCAAGATCACCAGCGAACAGATGGGGAAAGTAATGCAAAATCTTGGACATTTCCCAACGGAAGCCGAGCTGTACGACATGATCGATGAAATCGATTTGGATGGCGATGGGGAAATCGACTTTTATGAGTTTCTACATATGATGATCAGACACTCGGAGAGCTTGACCAAGGACGAGAATCTAATGGTGgcattcaaattgtttgatCGCGACGATGATGGCTTCATATCGCCGCTCGAGCTGCGCAATGTGATGTACAATCTGGGGGAACGTTGCACCGAGGAGGAGTTTAATGATATGATGAAGGAAATCGATTTCGATAATGATGGCAAACTCAGTTTTCAGGAGTTTGTTAATGGCCTtaagaattga
- the LOC133845534 gene encoding uncharacterized protein LOC133845534, translating into MFIITKFLSLLMLFMCAQYQLSNVIAYDPNDTKIVECCLPPEGMFEAFYPREVEGIPNSASRPAHGHGSFFKHRNPALVDTKNAAAYGYRFDGKRRFNFD; encoded by the coding sequence ATGTTTATAATTACgaaatttttaagtttactAATGCTTTTTATGTGCGCTCAATACCAACTGAGCAATGTAATTGCATATGATCCAAatgatacaaaaatagttgaatGCTGTCTTCCCCCCGAAGGAATGTTTGAGGCATTTTATCCACGGGAAGTGGAGGGCATTCCAAATAGTGCTTCTAGACCCGCTCATGGGCATGGAAGCTTTTTTAAGCATAGAAATCCTGCACTGGTGGACACCAAAAATGCTGCTGCCTATGGATATCGTTTTGATGGAAAAAGGCGattcaattttgattaa
- the LOC133845518 gene encoding mitochondrial-processing peptidase subunit alpha: MNVRSFSMLRALKNSWRTFPRRFATKVTTVGGDEIGSGTGIGQITGRVRSQEGGPHKINTPSKEVVTHLPPLTDPLPNLPEAVYAEPLAESASTKVTTLANGLRIASEPRYGQFCTVGLVLDSGPRYEVAYPSGVSHFLEKLAFNSTVNFPNKDAILKELEKNGGICDCQSSRDTLIYAASIDSRALESVTRLLADVTLRPILSEQEVNLARRAVSFELETLGMRPEQEPILMDMIHAAAYRDNTLGLPKLCPPQNLENIDRNVLMNYLKYHHAPDRMVIAGVGVDHDELVEHVKKYFVEDQAIWVNENAANLGPNQVDTSVAQYTGGLVKENCEIPIYAAAGLPELAHVVLGFEGCSHQDRDFVPLCVLNIMMGGGGSFSAGGPGKGMYSRLYTKVLNRYHWMYSATAYNHAYVDTGLFCIHGSAPPQHLRDMVEVLTRELMSMAAEPGREELMRSKIQLQSMLLMNLESRPVVFEDVGRQVLVTGYRKRPEHFINEIDKVTASDIQRVAQRLLSSVPSVAARGDIQNLPEMSHITNALSNSGRSLGRRLSLFK, encoded by the exons ATGAATGTGCGCAGCTTCAGTATGCTGAGGGCTCTTAAAAACTCATGGCGCAC ATTTCCACGACGATTTGCAACCAAAGTGACGACAGTTGGTGGCGATGAAATTGGAAGTGGCACGGGTATTGGACAAATCACCGGCCGCGTGCGTAGCCAGGAAGGTGGtccacacaaaataaacacgCCGTCGAAAGAAGTTGTTACGCATTTGCCCCCACTTACCGATCCACTGCCTAATTTGCCAGAGGCCGTATACGCTGAACCGTTGGCCGAGAGTGCGTCAACCAAAGTGACAACGCTAGCCAACGGATTGCGCATTGCATCCGAGCCACGTTATGGCCAATTTTGCACGGTTGGTCTTGTGCTGGACTCTGGACCACGTTATGAGGTCGCCTATCCCAGTGGCGTATCACATTTTCTCGAAAAGCTTGCGTTCAAT TCAACAGTTAACTTTCCCAATAAGGATGCCATACTCAAAGAGCTGGAAAAGAACGGCGGTATATGCGATTGCCAAAGTTCGCGTGATACCCTCATCTATGCAGCCAGCATTGACAGTCGTGCTCTCGAATCTGTGACACGCTTATTGGCCGATGTCACGTTGCGGCCAATTCTCAGCGAACAAGAAGTGAACCTAGCGCGTCGTGCTGTCAGCTTCGAATTGGAGACATTGGGCATGCGACCCGAACAGGAGCCAATTCTTATGGATATGATTCACGCAGCAGCTTATAGAGATAATACTCTGGGATTACCAAAGCTTTGCCCACCACAGAATCTGGAGAATATCGATCGCAATGTGTTAATGAATTACTTGAAGTATCATCACGCGCCGGATCGCATGGTTATTGCTGGCGTTGGC GTGGATCACGATGAGCTGGTAGAGCATGTAAAGAAGTACTTCGTGGAAGATCAAGCCATTTGGGTGAATGAAAATGCAGCAAACTTGGGACCTAATCAAGTGGATACTTCTGTGGCGCAATACACGGGCGGTTTAGTCAAG gaaaattgtgaaattccCATTTATGCGGCAGCCGGGCTTCCGGAGCTGGCGCATGTGGTGCTCGGCTTTGAGGGCTGCTCCCATCAAGATCGCGACTTTGTGCCACTGTGTGTGCTGAATATCATGATGGGCGGCGGTGGCTCTTTCTCTGCCGGCGGTCCCGGCAAAGGCATGTACTCTCGCCTCTATACCAAAGTGTTGAATCGCTACCATTGGATGTACAGCGCAACGGCATACAATCACGCGTATGTGGACACTGGTCTCTTCTGCATACATGGCAGTGCACCACCCCAGCATCTGCGCGACATGGTCGAAGTATTGACGCGTGAGCTGATGAGCATGGCCGCTGAACCGGGCCGTGAGGAGCTGATGCGCTCCAAGATACAATTACAGTCCATGCTGCTGATGAACCTGGAGTCACGACCAGTTGTGTTCGAGGATGTGGGACGACAGGTGCTGGTCACAGGGTATCGCAAGCGTCCAGAACATTTCATCAATGAGATTG aTAAGGTAACTGCTTCGGACATACAACGAGTGGCACAAAGACTGCTTAGCTCCGTGCCATCGGTGGCTGCTCGTGGTGATATCCAGAATCTGCCAGAAATGTCGCACATAACCAATGCACTGAGCAACAGCGGGCGTTCGCTTGGACGTCGTTTATCGCTCTTCAAATAG
- the LOC133845525 gene encoding uncharacterized protein LOC133845525 isoform X1, whose translation MRTKHLILILIGVIIATIVFIAFGPAGEPNDSFKHIVVQTHQQLKEFQENLRVGHERKKLELEPKYLLLLGYTSPLGNDDSHLSPHAAQHTIKPALDERTALEHDDGLAIAAPDLQQLEQQRNPRKRVTTPYSGIKSNFTIVTYVQEGQAASAILLAQNIAAKLPGEYLLIYDLGVSEEQLRSLNAYCNSSRCTVITYDLTEFPSFVNDQRTHAYRPIVIKDALRRARSVLFTENYMRIRGGYRELQTLQRRANVSGVLGWNTPTAVSSRTHPKMFDYFESDAENFIFLRMVDLDAVFFMDSTFVTDKIMLPWLKCSLTLECIDPIGAQSNGCKFNKKPLYRYSGCHGYDASAFNIVLGLTLRLDDSKYSLPSNSPENMFYKETLEQATKILENRRRNASETSDHPFTED comes from the exons ATGCGAACTAAACATTTGATACTAATATTAATCGGTGTGATAATCGCAACGATCGTATTCATCGCATTCGGACCCGCCGGCGAACCGAACGATTCCTTCAAGCACATTGTGGTGCAGACGCATCAACAGTTGAAAGAATTTCAG GAGAATTTACGCGTGGGCCACGAACGCAAGAAGCTCGAGTTAGAGCCCAAATATCTGCTGCTCTTGGGCTACACATCGCCACTGGGCAATGATGACAGCCATCTGTCGCCACATgcagcacaacacacaatcAAGCCGGCGCTCGACGAGAGAACGGCGCTGGAGCACGACGATGGCCTGGCGATAGCAGCACCCGATCTGCAGCAGCTGGAACAGCAGAGAAATCCACGCAAACGCGTCACGACACCGTACAGCGGCATTAAGTCGAACTTCACCATCGTGACGTATGTGCAGGAGGGTCAGGCAGCCTCGGCCATACTGTTGGCCCAGAATATTGCAGCCAAGCTGCCGGGCGAATATTTGCTCATCTACGATCTGGGCGTATCCGAGGAGCAGTTGCGTTCATTGAACGCTTACTGCAATAGCAGTCGCTGCACTGTGATCACCTACGATCTGACGGAGTTTCCGTCGTTTGTCAACGATCAGCGAACGCACGCGTATCGCCCGATTGTGATCAAGGATGCACTGCGACGGGCCAGATCGGTGCTGTTCACCGAAAACTATATGCGCATCCGCGGTGGCTATCGGGAGCTGCAAACGCTGCAGCGACGTGCCAATGTCTCCGGCGTCCTTGGCTGGAATACACCGACAGCGGTCTCGTCGCGAACGCATCCAAAGATGTTCGATTACTTTGAATCGGATGCGGAGAACTTCATATTCCTGCGTATGGTTGATCTCGATGCGGTCTTCTTTATGGACAGCACGTTTGTCACCGACAAGATCATGTTGCCATGGCTAAAGTGTTCCCTAACACTGGAATGCATCGATCCAATTG GTGCCCAATCGAATggatgtaaatttaataagaaaCCGCTTTATCGCTACTCTGGCTGCCATGGCTATGATGCATCAGCTTTCAATATTGTGCTGGGATTAACGCTCCGCCTGGACGACTCCAAGTACTCGCTGCCCAGCAATTCGCCGGAGAATATGTTCTACAAGGAGACGCTGGAGCAGGCGACTAAGATATTGGAGAATCGTCGAAGGAATGCCAGCGAAACATCGGATCATCCATTCACGGAGGACTAA
- the LOC133845533 gene encoding uncharacterized protein LOC133845533 → MNYERMTEPEDEESSVQNPSNDDGNNTRQIPQAAEQNDAENKPEDNVKYFISTPGTELQQIINNNGQNNTTNKPMGNAKYYIASSATGTVTILTETDFGFFVAPDLHPDSLALCDESTQKMFLRTIYTILLTQLVFYHEHYKHLLIPRSNKTFCIGEQRSINPCSDCKCYHSDYDFMQ, encoded by the exons atgaattatgaaCGGATGACTGAGCCAGAAGATGAAGAAAGCAGCGTTCAAA atCCAAGTAATGATGATGGGAACAACACTCGCCAAATTCCGCAGGCAGCAGAGCAAAATGATGCAGAAAATAAGCCAGAAGATAacgtaaaatattttatatcaaCACCGGGTACAGAACttcaacaaataattaataataatggacagaataataccacaaatAAACCGATGGGCAATGCAAAATACTATATAGCATCATCCGCTACAGGCACTGTGACTATTTTAACAGAAACTGATTTTGgattttttgttgctcctGATTTACATCCGGACAGTTTGGCTCTTTGTGATGAAAGCACCCAAAAGATGTTTCTTCGTACTATCTACACGATACTTTTG ACACAATTAGTTTTTTACCACGAGCATTATAAGCATCTTCTTATACCACGaagcaacaaaacattttgtattgGAGAACAGAGAAGTATTAATCCTTGCTCTGATTGTAAATGTTATCATAGTGATTATGACTTCATGCAGTGA
- the LOC133845529 gene encoding protein lifeguard 1 — translation MSYNRITEPVNLDNLPKPVNNGERYPPIALPAPENGTETKAADNSNTAMMNVAPILESGDLIMRNTPGLIITSPGMDDTTGLEPKNFGFTEESIRKGFIRKVYMILVMQLLFTCGVISIFLYHEPTKRFVYQNQQVLFAALIVNLVVLLSMACCETARRSYPINFICLGLFTFTMSLLLGAISSTMDANLVLMAVGVTAVLVIALSIFAIQTKYDFTAWRGVMIAVVVCLLLLALAGGFLRETFGETAVSIFGALIASFLLIYDTQLIIGGTHKYQFSPEEYIFAALTLYVDCVRIFLYVLRMARR, via the exons ATGTCCTACAATCGAATAACAGAACCAGTCAACCTGGATAACTTGCCAA aACCAGTCAACAATGGCGAGCGCTATCCACCGATTGCATTGCCTGCTCCTGAAAACGGAACCGAAACAAAGGCGGCAGACAATTCAAATACTGCTATGATGAATGTCGCTCCAATATTGGAGAGTGGGGACCTTATAATGCGTAATACTCCTGGACTTATTATTACTAGTCCTGGAATGGACGATACTACAGGATTAGAACCTAAGAATTTCGGTTTTACGGAGGAAAGCATACGCAAGGGCTTCATTCGGAAGGTCTATATGATTCTTGTG ATGCAATTATTGTTTACCTGTGGCGTTATCAGCATCTTTTTGTACCATGAGCCGACAAAAAGGTTTGTCTACCAGAACCAACAAGTGCTCTTCGCCGCTTTGATCGTTAATTTGGTCGTCCTCCTATCGATGGCATGCTGCGAAACAGCCCGACGCAGCTATCCGATCAATTTCATATGCCTCGGTCTATTCACATTTACCATGTCACTACTACTGGGCGCCATATCCAGCACAATGGATGCTAACCTGGTGCTAATGGCTGTGGGAGTCACCGCTGTGTTGGTCATCGCTTTGTCCATATTCGCCATACAAACCAAGTATGATTTCACAGCTTGGCGTGGCGTTATGATTGCCGTTGTtgtctgcttgctgctgctggccctTGCTGGTGGATTTCTCCGGGAGACTTTCGGCGAGACGGCAGTGTCGATTTTTGGTGCCTTGATTGCCAGTTTCCTGCTAATCTATGATACCCAATTGATAATTGGTGGCACGCACAAGTATCAGTTTAGCCCGGaggaatatatatttgctgCATTAACATTATACGTGGACTGTGTGCGCATTTTCCTATATGTATTACGTATGGCCAGGCGGTAA
- the LOC133845532 gene encoding uncharacterized protein LOC133845532 encodes MPCLEICIPYASILIELPIRFAYFVFVIVFYTSLYVFRTWRRSAPFNYLVYVLTSISTPISTSLYLIHIDQSRWLHAYPLMIIIELIVLVFYTTQQRIKFSHAIGILVILLVYGLIVLLFYFLYVNGFFRMLSFYGVTFEAWYIIYDTHLMLCGVHGYNLQPDEHMYAAGNIHADLPKFLWIIIGHFVLGPVRGFIKALRHSRTNYIC; translated from the exons ATGCCCTGCTTAGAGATATGTATTCCTTATGCAAGTATACTAATAGAGCTGCCTATACGATTCGcatatttcgtatttgttaTCGTATTCTACACCTCACTGTATGTTTTTCGCACCTGGCGACGATCGGCGCCTTTCAACTACTTGGTTTATGTTCTAACATCGATCTCCACGCCAATTAGCACGAGCTTATATCTAATCCATATAGATCAGTCGCGTTGG CTTCACGCTTATCCGTTGATGATTATAATCGAGCTGATCGTGCTCGTTTTCTACACCACACAGCAGAGAATTAAGTTTAGCCATGCCATCGGTATCCTTGTCATATTATTGGTCTATGGTCTCATTGTGCTATTATTCTATTTCTTATACGTAAACGGTTTCTTTCGAATGCTCAGCTTTTATGGAGTCACCTTTGAGGCGTGGTACATTATTTACGATACGCATCTAATGCTTTGTGGTGTCCATGGCTATAATCTTCAACCCGATGAGCATATGTATGCAGCTGGCAATATACACGCTGATTTACCCAAATTTCTCTGGATTATCATCGGACATTTTGTGCTTGGCCCTGTGAGGGGTTTCATAAAAGCGCTGCGTCATTCGCGTACGAATTACATTTGTTAA